The Myroides phaeus DNA segment TTGAAAGTGTTGACTTAGAAGATTTTTTATTAGTCTATGCTTTTGAAAAATAGAATAATAGTTTGTTTATAACTCTAAAATTGTATTTTTGGAGTGAAAATATATAGATTGATATGGAAAATAACTTTAATTACGTGGCAGTTGCTCACGAGTCAGAAGCTGTAAAAGCACAGTTTTATAAGAAGACGTATGCAAACCTTGCAATAGGTGTTTTAGCATTTATCGTTTTCGAAACAGTATTATTAAATACGCCTATTGTTGTAGAAGGAATGTTTCAATTAATGGGTATGGGTAGATTCTCTTGGCTTATTGTTTTAGGAGCTTTTATGGGGGTTACTTGGTATGCTCAAAAATTAGCTAATGAAACAGTGAACAAACCGAAACAATATGCTGGTTTTGCACTTTATGTATTGGCTGAAGCATTTATTTTTGTTCCGATTCTTTACGTTGCAATGCAAATGACTAATGATGGTTCTTTAATCGTTCAGGCAGGTATTCTAACTTTAGCGTTATTTGGTGGATTAACAGGAGTAGTGTTTGGTTCTAATGCTAATTTCTCATTTTTGCGATCTATTTTAACGATTGGTTTCTTCCTTGCATTAGGTACTATGATTGCAGGAATGATATTTGGATTTAACTTAGGTTTATGGTTCTCTTTAGCGATGGTAGCTTTAGCATCAGGATCTATTTTATATTCAACTTGGCAAATTAAAAACGAGTATGCTGCTGATCAATATGTTCCAGCTGCGTTGTCTTTATTTGCTTCTTTAATGCTTTTATTCTGGTATATCTTAAGAATATTAATGAGTAGAAATAACTAATTGTAGTTAATAAATTATACTTTTGAACCGCGTTCCTTTTGGATACGCGGTTTTTTATTAAATCATTTTCTTATGTTCGAATTTTTCTTTGGCGCTTATAAAGATGCCACTACATTGCAAATCGTATTAGAGATTATCGTTTTTTTCTTCGGAATTTTTAGTGTTTGGTATGCAGGAAAAGAAAATATACTTGTCTTTCCTACAGGATTAATAGCAACAGTTATTACCGTTTATTTATTATATAAAGCGGGGTATTTAGGAGATATGGTACTCAATGGGTACTATTCAATTATGAGTATCTATGGTTGGTATAATTGGTCGCGTGGCAAAGGGGGAGAGGATTCGCTTAAAATTAGTAGAACAAATAACAAAGAAAAGTTATACGGTTTTCTCATTTTTGTGGTTACTCTTTTCGTAATCTTCGGCGTTTATAAAGTAGCTGGAAATGAGATTATGCCAGAGAACTATATCGATATTTTTACATCAGGAGTTTTCTTTACTGGGATGTACTATATGGCACTAAAGAAAATAGAGAACTGGACTTTGTGGATTTTTGCTGATATTATATCTATTCCTTTGTATGCTTATAGAGGGTTAGGAATATTGGCAGTGCAATTCGCTATCTTTACCATATTGGCGATTATGGCTTATATATCGTGGTATAAAATTTTAAAAGCAGAAAATGAATAAGGAAATAATAGAAAGAGAATTAGATTTTAAAGCAGTGCGCAGTGGAGGTGCTGGTGGACAACACGTCAACAAAGTGTCTTCAAAGGTTGTGCTTTCTTGGAATTGCAGTGCTTCAGAAGGTCTTTCAGAAGATGAGAAAACGTTGTTTTTAGAACGTTTTAGCAATAGAATATCGAAAGATGGCTTGTTGGTTATGGATGCCGATAGTACGCGTAGTCAGATTAAAAATAAAGAGATTGTTATAGAACGTTTTTTCCAGCTTTTGGCATTGGGCTTAAAGATTGAGAAACCGAGACGTGAAACAAAAGTTCCAAGACGTGCTATCTTAAAGAGAAAAGACAATAAACAACAAATGTCGTTGAAAAAAGCACTTAGAAAGAGACCGAATTTTTAGTAAAAAGGATAGATAACTAAATCTATTTCAGTTATAACTACAATATGAGATTTATTATTACCTTTGCAAAATAAATCTCAAAGGGGTGCCGTACGGCTGAGATCATACCCATAGAACCTGGGCGGGTAATGCTGCCAAGGGAGTAAAGTAATCGTTGTTCAACGGTTGCTATGGAATAAGTGTAATTATTAATCTATTAAATAATTGCCCCTTTTATTTGTGAAAGTATTTTTTACGAATGAAAAAAAAACTAACTAATCCTTTATTAGCTCTTACCTTGTGCGTTAGTGCACAAATGTCTTCTTTAGCCCAAGAAAAACAAGTTAATGATTCGATCCACCATACTTCGTTGGATGAAATTGTTTTATCTGCTGTTAAGATTGACGACAAAACACCTATTGCATATAGCAATTTATCAAAGAAAAACTTAGCTGCTCGTAACTTAGGACAAGATATTCCGTCTATGATGGGATATATGCCTTCTGTTGTTACTACTACAGATGCAGGAAATGGTGTGGGATATTCAAGTTTTAGAGTTCGTGGTTCTGATGCTACAAGGGTAAACGTAACTTTAAACGGAATACCGTATAATGATGGTGAATCTCAAGGTTCTTTCTGGGTTAATATGCCTGACTTTACATCTTCTGTTCAAAGTTTACAATTGCAAAGAGGGGTAGGAACATCTACAAATGGTTCTGCGGCTTTTGGAGCGAGTTTAAATCTAAAAACAGATGACTATTCTCACGATGCTAACGGAGAAATTTCAAACTCTTTTGGTAGTTATAACACCAGAAAATCAACTGTAAAATTCAGCACAGGGTTGATGAATAACAAATTTGAAATCGCTGGTCGTTTATCTGATATGCATTCAGATGGATACATAGATCGTGCTGAATCAAAAATGAAATCATACTATTTACAAGGAGTTTATGTAGGTAATTCGTCTTTGGTTAAAGCAATTGTTTTCGGTGGAAAACAAAAAACTTACCAAGCGTGGAATGGTGTTGAACAGGCAGATATTGATAAATATGGTCGTCGTTATAACCCAGCTGGAAATTATAAAGATGATGAAGGTAATGTACAATTTTACAACAATGAAACGGATAACTATATCCAAAATCATTACCAATTACATTGGAGTGAGCGTTGGTCTGATAGTTGGACTTCAAACGTGTCATTACACTATACAAAAGGGGATGGATACTATGAAAACTATAAGAAAAAACAAAAGTTTAAAGAGTATGGCTTCAAACCTATTGTAGTTGATGGTAAAGAAGTGAATAGAACAGATCTTATTCGTAGAAAAGGATTAGATAATCACTTCTATGGTGCAGTGTTTAGTACAAACTATCACACAGATGATTTTAGCCTTTCAATGGGTGGAGGTGCTAATAAGTATGAAGGAGATCACTTTGGTCAAGTATTATGGACTAAAGAAGCTGTAGCGCATAGTTATAAGCAAGAATACTACAGAGATAGTGCTGTTAAAACGGATATGAACTTTTTTACAAAAGCTACTTGGCAGTTTACAGATAAGTTTAGCTTATTTGGGGATATGCAATATAGACGTGTAACTTATCAAACAGAGAGCCTTGAGGTAGGGGATTTGAATGAAAACTTTATTTTCTTTAATCCTAAAGCTGGTTTAACGTATCAAGCAAATGAGAATAACCAAGTTTATTTTTCTTATGCAAGAGCTAATAGGGAGCCAAACCGTACGGATTATAAAGAAAGAAAAATGGATGTGTTGCCTAAAGCAGAACGTTTAGATGACTTTGAGTTAGGGTGGAGATTTAATGGAAATGGATCTACAATTAACGTGAATGCATACTATATGAAATACAAAGATCAGTTAGTTGTAACTGGTGATTTGAACGATGTAGGAGCAGCGGTTAGAGAAAACTCTAAAGATAGTTACCGTTTAGGTATAGAAATTGATGCTAATGTAAAAGTGTTAGATAAGTTATATTGGAGTCCAAGTGTAACAATTAGCTCAAATAAAAACAAAAATTTCGAGTACTTCTGGGAAGGAGAAAGAAAGAATTTTGGAACAACAGCAATTGCTTTTTCTCCTGATTTCGTAGCGTCAAACGCATTGACTTATTTACCTATAAATGGGATGAGTGTTTCATTATTGACTAAGTTTGTTGGAGAACAGTTTATGTCTAACATTGAAACAGAGAATTCTAAGTTAGATTCTTATTTTGTAAATGATTTAAGTGCTACTTATGAGTTTCCAATTAAAGGATGGGTAAGAAGTATAGGAGTGTCTGTATTGGCTAATAATATTTTTAATGTGAAGTATATTTCTAATGGATATTATTGGACAGGGTATGATGGAACGAGTATGATGGATGGAGCAGGATATTATCCACAAGCAGAATTTAATATTTTAGCAGGACTTACAATTAAATTTTAATTTGTATCTTTTGATTAACAAATTGAAAAGTAAATTAAATAACTTACGATTACAGCAGTGATGGGTCGAAAAAGGAGCGTAAGCTCTACATTGTTGCAGAAAGCCTTTTACGAAAGTAAAAGGCTTTTTTTGTGGGTTTTATACAGTGTGTTTGTATAGTGTATGTATACTCTATGTATACCCGTTGTATACTTTCTATGTAAAAATATACAAGCATTTTACATATGATATACAAAAAGAATACAAGCAACACGCATAAAACGATTATTGTACTTGAAATACATAGTATAAGTATATGTTTTTGTAAGAAGTTACTTGAGTTTTTTGTATAGAAATAGAGTTTTAAAAACCCAAATAAAGGTGCAAGGAGGCTATCTTTACTTAAACAGAGTAGTATCTGATATCGATTTCAAATAATTAAAATAATATTATGGAATTACCAATGTTATAGCAAGCATTATACTAATAATTTACAATTAAATAGTCTCCCCTTTTAGTAACAGGATAGGGTTTAAGCTGATAATTAATGCCAGGGGTTAGTGATTGTCCAGTTATCAAGCTAAATTGTGCTTCTTGTCCATTGTGTTGATGAATACATTTACAATTTACATAAACTCCTTTGTTGTCTTTGCGCATTAATCGAGAACACGGTCTCTCAATTGCGTGATTAGGACAGGCTAAATCATAGGCGAAAAACTGCCCACCACCATTAAAAATAGCTACTCCCATAATTCCTTCATTATAATTTATATAAACACCTCCTGGGTTTAGTACTTCTAAGGCATCAGGATTGTTTAGATATACTGAAAAATTCACCGGTTGACTTGGTAAATATGGGTTAGCGTATTTGCTATTGCTTTTACTACAAGCAACCAATATTAGGACAGAGAAAATAAATAGAAAAGCTTTTTTCATAGTATAAAGTATTTGCAAAACAAATTTAATTATTTAACTTTGACAAATAGAGTTCAAGATTTTATATATAGATTAAACGAAAAAAAATAATAAATATTTTATAGGAAGAATCCCGTTTTATGGGATTCTTTCTATTTATATAAACCAGATAATTATGAGTAAGATTTCGTATTATACTGCAGAAGGTCTTAAGAAATTAAAAGACGAGTTAGAGCAGTTAAAAAGCGTTGAGCGTCCTAAGGCATCACAAGCTATTGCTGATGCAAGGGACAAGGGGGATTTATCGGAGAATGCTGAGTATGATGCAGCTAAAGAAGCACAAGGTTTATTAGAACTTAAAATCGCTAAATTAGAAGAAGTAGCATCTAATGCAAGACTTATAGATGAATCTCAATTAGACAACTCTAAAGTGTTAGTATTGTCTAAAGTTAAGATCAAAAACCAAACAAACGGAATGCAATTAACTTACACGTTAGTAGCAGAAAGTGAAGCTGATTTAAAAGCAGGAAAAATTTCTGTAACTTCACCTATCGGAAAAGGTTTGTTAGGTAAATCTGTTGGGGATGTTGCTGAAATTAAAGTACCTAATGGAATTATGAATTTTGAAGTTTTAGAAATCTCAAGAGACTAATTAAAAAAATAAGATATTATGAGTTCTATTTTTACAAAGATCATCAGTGGAGAGATACCTGCTTATAAAGTTGCAGAAGATGATAATTTTTTAGCATTTTTAGATATTAATCCTAATGCTAAAGGACATACATTGTGTATCCCTAAGAAAGAAATTAATAAGATTTTTGATATGGAAGAAGATCATTATATCGAATTAATGAAGTTCTCTCGTAAAGTTGCTATTGCCTTAGAAAAAGCAGTGCCTTGTAAACGAGTAGGTGTAGCAGTTGTAGGTCTTGAAGTACCTCACGTACACGTTCATTTAATCCCGTTACAGGAAATGGATGATATGCGCTTTACGAAAAAAGAAAAATTAGCTCCTGAGGAGTTTGAAAGTATAGCGAAAACTATTAATAGTCATTTATAGGACTAATAGAAAGATAGAAGAGAGGCTGCCCCATAGGACAGCCTTTTTATTTTTTATAAGTAATACAGAAGGTAGTTCCTTTACCTATTTCTGAGTGTAATACTTTTATTTTTCCATTTTGGAAATCTTCAACGATTCTCTTCGTTAGTGATAATCCTAATCCCCAACCTCTTTTTTTAGTGGTATAACCAGGTTCAAATATTTTGTTGAACATTTTTTTAGGAATACCTCCTCCTGTGTCGCTGATAAAGATGTTTACTTGTTTTGTATTTTCTTGAATTAAGACATCTAAGCCTCCTTTTCCTTTCATTGCATCAATCGCATTCTTAATTAAGTTTTCTATAGTCCAGCTGTGTAATTCTTTATTTAAAGGGATAAGAATTTCGTGTTGCGGACTTTCAAATGTAAAGTTGATTTGTTTAGAGTTTCTTAATCGCAAATAAGAAAATATTTTCTCTGTTTCTGCTACAATATCAATGTTGGTTAATTGTGGTTTGGAACCAATCTTAGAAAAACGGTCGGCAATTATTTCTAATTTCTTGACGTCTTTTTCGATTTCTTCAATTATTTGAGGATCTACATTGTCTAACCTCATAATTTCTAACCAGCCTAATAATGACGAAAGAGGCGTACCTATTTGGTGGGCTGTTTCTTTTGCCATTCCTGTCCATAGCCTATTTTGTGTGGCTATCTTATTGCTTCGATAGAAGTTGAATAATAAGATAGTGAAAAACAAAAAGATTAATACCAAAGAGATAGGATAGTACTTTAACTTGGTAAGTAAAGACGAGTTTCCGTAGTATAGGTATTGTGTGCTTTTCCCTACTTTAATTTCAATAGGAGGGTTTTGTGATTTTAGCTTTTTGAGGAAGCGTATTGTTTTTTCAGAACTGTTGATAATTTTATCATCAATATTGATCATTGATAAAATACTATCCTTATCTGTTGTTTGTATGATAGGAATTGTACTGTTTTCTGTAATGATTAATAGGGGTAATGATAAGTCAGTATCAAATTGGGTTGCATCATTTAAAGTATTAGATGCTTCTGCCCAGATGTTCATTTTTATTCGTTCTTCTTCTTTGTAAGTTTGAAAGAAGGAATAGGTATTCCACAAAATAACCAATAGGGTAACGAATGCCATTGCAATGACAGTCCAGCGAAATATTTCTTTTTTTCTAGTCAATTTTTTGTTGATTTGTAATCAGTATTTAAAAGTAAATAAAATAAATGAATTGCATACTTAGTTAAGTAGCTAATAAAAATTTTTACCTTCATAAAAGCTTTTGTAACTTTACTTTTTGCACTTAATATTAATTATTGATGAAAACAATTACACCAAAAGACATATCAACAGTTGACTTACAGCGCTATTTACAAACTGCTGTAGGGCCAAGACCTATTGCTATGGCAAGTACAGTAGATGCAGATGGACGACCAAACTTATCGCCATTTAGTTTCTTTAACTTGTTTAGTGCAAATCCACCTATTTTAGTTTTTTCGGCTTCAAGAAGGGTGAGAGATAATAGTTTAAAACACACATTGTTTAATGTACAGGCAACGATGCAAGTTGTTATAAATGTTGTAAATTATGAAATGGTACAACAAACTTCTTTGTCGAGTACAGAATATAAAGATGGGGTTAATGAGTTTGTGAAATCAGGCTTAACAATGATTCCGTCTGAGATTGTAAAGCCATTTAGAATTAAAGAGAGTCCGGTTCAATTTGAATGTGCAGTACAGGAGATAATTCCTTTAGGAAATGAAGGAGGAGCTGGAAACCTTGTAATTTGTGAGGTGTTAAAAATGCACATAAGTGAAGAGGTGTTGGATGAAAATGGAAATATTGACCAACATAAGATTGACTTAGTTGCGCGTATGGGAAGCAATTGGTACACGCGTGCAAATGAAGGAATGTTTGAGGTTGAAAAACCATTGACAACTTTAGGAGTTGGGGTAGATGCCTTGCCTAAAGAAGTTGTAGAAAGTGGCGTTTTCTCTGGAAACGATTTAGGTATTTTAGGTAATATAGAACAGATACCTACAGATGAAGAGGTTGCTGAATTTGTAGCTTCAAATGGTGAAGTTCAGGAATTAGTAAAGCAGGGAAATCAAAGCGAGAAATTTAAAAAAGCAAAAATATATTTAGAAGAAAATAATGTACCTTTGGCTTGGAAAACAATTTTAGCTAAATAGTTACATTTAAATAACGAGGTAAAAAAGATTAACATGGAAGTAACAGGAAGAATCAGATTAATAGGACAAACACAAGATATCAGCTCATCTTTTAGAAAAAGAGAGGTTGTTGTAACAACAAGTGAACAATATCCTCAACATATTATGATTGAGTTTACTCAAGATAGAGTAGGTTTATTAGATGCATATCAAGTAGGACAAGAAGTAAGAGTATCTATTAATTTGAGAGGAAGAGAGTGGCAAAGTCCACAAGGTGAAACAAGATACTTCAATACAATTCAAGGATGGAGAATTGAGCCTTTTGCTCAAGGACAAGAAGCTCCTCAATTCCAACAACAACAGTCTTACGGAGGACAACAAGGTGGTTTTAACCAAAACCAACAACAAGGTTCTCAGTTTGGACAAACAAATCAGTTTGCTCAACCAAACCAACAAGGTGGATTCAACCAAACGCAACAACAAGGTGGTTTTAATCAAAACCAACAACAGGGTGGTGGAATGCCTCAACAGAACTTTCAGCAAGGTGGTCAACAACAGTACAACCAATTTGCTCAAAATAATAATTCTGGTAATCAATTCCCTCCAGCTTCAAGTTATAATGAAGAGGAACACGATGATTTACCATTTTAATTAATAGTATAATTTAATCCCTAAGTTCTCTTACTTAGGGATTTTTTTTATTTATAACTATATGATTGTACTTTTAGACGAGAATACTTTATTTTTTCCTCCTGTTGATGAAACACACGAATCTGGTATTATTGCTATAGGGGGTGATTTGTCTGTGGAACGAATTGCTTTAGCTTATAAATCGGGTATTTTTCCTTGGTTTGAAGATGGAGAACCGATTACGTGGTGGTCGCCTGAATATAGAATGGTCTTGTTTTTAGATGAATTACGCGTCT contains these protein-coding regions:
- the pnuC gene encoding nicotinamide riboside transporter PnuC; this translates as MFEFFFGAYKDATTLQIVLEIIVFFFGIFSVWYAGKENILVFPTGLIATVITVYLLYKAGYLGDMVLNGYYSIMSIYGWYNWSRGKGGEDSLKISRTNNKEKLYGFLIFVVTLFVIFGVYKVAGNEIMPENYIDIFTSGVFFTGMYYMALKKIENWTLWIFADIISIPLYAYRGLGILAVQFAIFTILAIMAYISWYKILKAENE
- a CDS encoding Bax inhibitor-1 family protein, whose protein sequence is MENNFNYVAVAHESEAVKAQFYKKTYANLAIGVLAFIVFETVLLNTPIVVEGMFQLMGMGRFSWLIVLGAFMGVTWYAQKLANETVNKPKQYAGFALYVLAEAFIFVPILYVAMQMTNDGSLIVQAGILTLALFGGLTGVVFGSNANFSFLRSILTIGFFLALGTMIAGMIFGFNLGLWFSLAMVALASGSILYSTWQIKNEYAADQYVPAALSLFASLMLLFWYILRILMSRNN
- a CDS encoding TonB-dependent receptor, with amino-acid sequence MKKKLTNPLLALTLCVSAQMSSLAQEKQVNDSIHHTSLDEIVLSAVKIDDKTPIAYSNLSKKNLAARNLGQDIPSMMGYMPSVVTTTDAGNGVGYSSFRVRGSDATRVNVTLNGIPYNDGESQGSFWVNMPDFTSSVQSLQLQRGVGTSTNGSAAFGASLNLKTDDYSHDANGEISNSFGSYNTRKSTVKFSTGLMNNKFEIAGRLSDMHSDGYIDRAESKMKSYYLQGVYVGNSSLVKAIVFGGKQKTYQAWNGVEQADIDKYGRRYNPAGNYKDDEGNVQFYNNETDNYIQNHYQLHWSERWSDSWTSNVSLHYTKGDGYYENYKKKQKFKEYGFKPIVVDGKEVNRTDLIRRKGLDNHFYGAVFSTNYHTDDFSLSMGGGANKYEGDHFGQVLWTKEAVAHSYKQEYYRDSAVKTDMNFFTKATWQFTDKFSLFGDMQYRRVTYQTESLEVGDLNENFIFFNPKAGLTYQANENNQVYFSYARANREPNRTDYKERKMDVLPKAERLDDFELGWRFNGNGSTINVNAYYMKYKDQLVVTGDLNDVGAAVRENSKDSYRLGIEIDANVKVLDKLYWSPSVTISSNKNKNFEYFWEGERKNFGTTAIAFSPDFVASNALTYLPINGMSVSLLTKFVGEQFMSNIETENSKLDSYFVNDLSATYEFPIKGWVRSIGVSVLANNIFNVKYISNGYYWTGYDGTSMMDGAGYYPQAEFNILAGLTIKF
- the greA gene encoding transcription elongation factor GreA; translation: MSKISYYTAEGLKKLKDELEQLKSVERPKASQAIADARDKGDLSENAEYDAAKEAQGLLELKIAKLEEVASNARLIDESQLDNSKVLVLSKVKIKNQTNGMQLTYTLVAESEADLKAGKISVTSPIGKGLLGKSVGDVAEIKVPNGIMNFEVLEISRD
- a CDS encoding Rieske (2Fe-2S) protein; this translates as MKKAFLFIFSVLILVACSKSNSKYANPYLPSQPVNFSVYLNNPDALEVLNPGGVYINYNEGIMGVAIFNGGGQFFAYDLACPNHAIERPCSRLMRKDNKGVYVNCKCIHQHNGQEAQFSLITGQSLTPGINYQLKPYPVTKRGDYLIVNY
- a CDS encoding sensor histidine kinase, which gives rise to MTRKKEIFRWTVIAMAFVTLLVILWNTYSFFQTYKEEERIKMNIWAEASNTLNDATQFDTDLSLPLLIITENSTIPIIQTTDKDSILSMINIDDKIINSSEKTIRFLKKLKSQNPPIEIKVGKSTQYLYYGNSSLLTKLKYYPISLVLIFLFFTILLFNFYRSNKIATQNRLWTGMAKETAHQIGTPLSSLLGWLEIMRLDNVDPQIIEEIEKDVKKLEIIADRFSKIGSKPQLTNIDIVAETEKIFSYLRLRNSKQINFTFESPQHEILIPLNKELHSWTIENLIKNAIDAMKGKGGLDVLIQENTKQVNIFISDTGGGIPKKMFNKIFEPGYTTKKRGWGLGLSLTKRIVEDFQNGKIKVLHSEIGKGTTFCITYKK
- a CDS encoding DUF3127 domain-containing protein; amino-acid sequence: MEVTGRIRLIGQTQDISSSFRKREVVVTTSEQYPQHIMIEFTQDRVGLLDAYQVGQEVRVSINLRGREWQSPQGETRYFNTIQGWRIEPFAQGQEAPQFQQQQSYGGQQGGFNQNQQQGSQFGQTNQFAQPNQQGGFNQTQQQGGFNQNQQQGGGMPQQNFQQGGQQQYNQFAQNNNSGNQFPPASSYNEEEHDDLPF
- a CDS encoding HIT family protein; protein product: MSSIFTKIISGEIPAYKVAEDDNFLAFLDINPNAKGHTLCIPKKEINKIFDMEEDHYIELMKFSRKVAIALEKAVPCKRVGVAVVGLEVPHVHVHLIPLQEMDDMRFTKKEKLAPEEFESIAKTINSHL
- a CDS encoding flavin reductase family protein, translating into MKTITPKDISTVDLQRYLQTAVGPRPIAMASTVDADGRPNLSPFSFFNLFSANPPILVFSASRRVRDNSLKHTLFNVQATMQVVINVVNYEMVQQTSLSSTEYKDGVNEFVKSGLTMIPSEIVKPFRIKESPVQFECAVQEIIPLGNEGGAGNLVICEVLKMHISEEVLDENGNIDQHKIDLVARMGSNWYTRANEGMFEVEKPLTTLGVGVDALPKEVVESGVFSGNDLGILGNIEQIPTDEEVAEFVASNGEVQELVKQGNQSEKFKKAKIYLEENNVPLAWKTILAK
- the arfB gene encoding alternative ribosome rescue aminoacyl-tRNA hydrolase ArfB: MNKEIIERELDFKAVRSGGAGGQHVNKVSSKVVLSWNCSASEGLSEDEKTLFLERFSNRISKDGLLVMDADSTRSQIKNKEIVIERFFQLLALGLKIEKPRRETKVPRRAILKRKDNKQQMSLKKALRKRPNF